One Echinicola strongylocentroti DNA window includes the following coding sequences:
- a CDS encoding SGNH/GDSL hydrolase family protein, whose amino-acid sequence MKTLPFYWILISLLSILLSACVTNGTNQSPKPNSSPSPQDQDMTNSTEDITYLALGDSYTIGEGVSENDTYPAQLAKLLSAKGVKVTKPKIIATTGWTTDELQQGIDAANIRENTYSIVTLLIGVNNQYRGRTVENYKAEFEQLLDEAVAFADGHASRVVVISIPDWGVTRFAEQQQVDQEKIAAEIDAYNRAQQVITEGKNVTFIDITEKYRQIGHLEDNMAADGLHPSGNVYRYWAQQLEGILVERL is encoded by the coding sequence ATGAAAACTTTACCATTCTATTGGATCCTAATAAGTCTGCTGTCAATCCTACTGTCAGCCTGTGTCACCAATGGCACCAATCAATCACCTAAACCCAATTCATCACCATCACCCCAAGACCAGGACATGACCAATTCCACCGAAGACATCACCTATTTGGCACTTGGAGACTCTTACACCATTGGTGAAGGGGTCAGCGAAAATGACACCTATCCCGCCCAATTGGCTAAATTGCTCTCTGCAAAGGGAGTAAAAGTAACCAAACCTAAGATCATCGCCACCACGGGATGGACCACGGACGAACTCCAGCAAGGCATTGATGCTGCCAATATTAGAGAGAACACTTACTCGATCGTCACCCTGCTGATAGGCGTAAACAATCAGTACCGTGGACGTACCGTAGAAAATTACAAAGCAGAATTTGAGCAGTTATTAGACGAGGCCGTTGCTTTTGCCGATGGTCATGCCAGTCGTGTAGTGGTCATTTCCATTCCTGATTGGGGTGTCACCCGGTTTGCGGAGCAACAGCAAGTGGACCAAGAAAAGATAGCTGCTGAAATCGACGCTTACAATCGGGCACAACAAGTAATCACGGAAGGCAAAAACGTCACCTTCATCGACATCACGGAAAAATACCGCCAAATCGGGCATTTAGAAGACAATATGGCCGCCGATGGGCTCCATCCAAGTGGCAATGTCTATCGCTATTGGGCACAGCAACTTGAGGGGATTTTGGTTGAAAGATTGTAA
- a CDS encoding HAD family hydrolase — protein MNNKDLTFIFDLNGTIIDDMHFHTKAWHQLFNEDLGANLSWEEVKVEMYGKNPEVLDRVFGKGHFTPQEADQWSMEKEKRYQQEYKPHLSLINGLGEFFEKAEKAGVKMALGTAAIPFNVDFALDNLGIRKYFSSIVTADDVKLSKPHPDTFAMGAEALGREPEDCIVFEDAPKGVEAAQNAGMKAVVLTTAHPREDFDQYSNVLAFIEDYEDPFIKELI, from the coding sequence ATGAACAACAAAGACTTAACGTTTATTTTTGACCTTAACGGTACCATTATAGATGATATGCATTTCCACACCAAAGCTTGGCACCAGCTGTTCAATGAAGACCTGGGCGCCAATCTCAGTTGGGAAGAAGTGAAAGTGGAGATGTACGGAAAGAATCCCGAAGTGTTGGACAGGGTATTCGGGAAGGGGCATTTTACTCCTCAGGAAGCAGACCAGTGGTCCATGGAAAAAGAGAAAAGGTACCAGCAGGAGTATAAGCCCCATTTGTCCCTGATCAATGGACTGGGAGAGTTTTTTGAAAAGGCAGAGAAAGCCGGGGTAAAAATGGCGCTAGGGACCGCCGCCATTCCTTTCAATGTGGACTTTGCACTGGACAACCTAGGTATCAGAAAGTACTTCTCGTCCATTGTCACGGCAGATGATGTGAAGCTGAGCAAGCCCCATCCGGATACTTTTGCAATGGGAGCGGAAGCACTGGGAAGGGAACCGGAGGATTGTATCGTTTTTGAGGATGCACCGAAAGGCGTCGAAGCAGCCCAAAATGCAGGCATGAAAGCCGTAGTACTCACCACTGCCCACCCGAGGGAAGACTTCGATCAGTATTCCAATGTGCTGGCCTTTATTGAGGATTATGAAGATCCTTTTATCAAGGAGTTGATCTAA
- a CDS encoding DUF3822 family protein: MAKTVKNTHTEFHCDKLDVTTTSGLSLLFYPERLIVIVKNQNGLVIGVNDYPFVEPKELDMILQKDLFISQAGKQSKANLYIYSPDFCLVPGVMFEASEAETYLNFSSKSHHTSFFHSNLQEGQLVVVGGVDKAVLQLFTKHLPHLQLTHGSNMALSYLLREMPQMLNQEIAVVIEDSQIYLAGFANKALKFFNRFEVNSNQEFLKYSFSVLHQLAFDRMHCKITIYGNLEEISVQADVLRMYFKNIEITTPKANQNYLPGAEGFKETKKLAAFWTN; encoded by the coding sequence TTGGCTAAGACTGTAAAAAATACTCATACAGAATTTCACTGCGATAAGCTTGACGTAACCACTACGTCAGGTTTATCGCTTTTATTTTATCCTGAAAGGCTAATTGTGATCGTTAAAAACCAAAACGGTCTGGTCATCGGGGTAAATGATTACCCTTTCGTAGAGCCTAAGGAACTGGACATGATCCTACAAAAGGACTTGTTCATCTCCCAAGCTGGCAAACAATCTAAGGCCAACCTTTATATTTACTCACCTGATTTTTGTTTGGTACCTGGTGTAATGTTCGAAGCTTCGGAAGCTGAAACCTACCTTAACTTTAGCAGTAAGTCACACCACACCTCCTTCTTTCATTCAAACCTACAAGAAGGCCAGCTAGTGGTAGTAGGCGGGGTGGACAAGGCCGTGCTCCAGCTCTTTACCAAACACCTTCCCCACCTCCAATTGACACATGGAAGCAATATGGCACTCTCCTACTTACTCCGGGAAATGCCTCAAATGCTCAATCAAGAAATTGCTGTGGTCATCGAGGACAGTCAAATTTATTTGGCCGGATTTGCCAATAAAGCACTTAAATTTTTTAACCGATTTGAAGTCAACAGTAACCAAGAGTTTTTGAAATACAGTTTTAGTGTACTTCACCAGTTGGCATTTGACAGAATGCACTGTAAGATCACCATTTACGGCAACCTAGAAGAAATCAGCGTTCAGGCTGACGTGCTTCGCATGTATTTCAAAAACATCGAAATCACCACACCAAAAGCTAACCAAAACTACCTTCCAGGGGCAGAAGGGTTCAAAGAAACTAAAAAACTGGCAGCCTTCTGGACCAATTGA
- a CDS encoding S66 peptidase family protein has translation MNKRTFIKALGLTAGISPMMALKSDLIASTTDSKTLLPRPLKRGDLVGLVSPSSATNDEILFQFAQETLEALGFRVLKGKHLTDRYGHLAGKDEDRAGDINAMFANEDVKAIICIRGGSGAARILPLLDYKTIRKNPKPILGYSDITAIHNAIYAQTGLITFHGPNGTGSWNNFNVNQFEQMFFDQKLVRFENEQEKGDDLIVKKNRIQTITSGTAEGIIVGGNLTVLTGIAGSPYLPDFKDKILFLEDVGEDPYRVDRMMSTLMLMGALEDISGFIFGQCSDCEPSGGYGSLTIWQILEDYIKPLDIPAYRGAMIGHVSKQFIVPIGANVKMDADRGIFEMTENIFLD, from the coding sequence ATGAACAAGAGAACATTTATCAAAGCCTTGGGACTGACGGCGGGCATCTCACCGATGATGGCCCTCAAAAGCGACCTGATCGCTTCCACCACAGACTCAAAAACCTTACTGCCCAGGCCGCTAAAACGTGGAGATTTAGTTGGACTGGTCAGCCCGTCGTCCGCTACCAATGACGAGATACTGTTCCAGTTTGCACAGGAGACGCTGGAAGCGCTGGGATTTCGGGTGCTAAAAGGAAAGCACCTCACTGACCGATACGGGCACCTTGCGGGGAAAGATGAAGACCGAGCAGGAGACATCAATGCCATGTTTGCGAACGAGGATGTCAAGGCCATCATCTGCATTCGTGGTGGTTCGGGAGCAGCACGGATCTTGCCCCTTTTGGACTATAAAACCATCCGGAAAAACCCCAAACCCATCCTTGGTTACAGTGACATCACAGCCATTCACAATGCCATCTATGCACAAACTGGCCTGATCACCTTCCACGGGCCTAATGGCACCGGAAGCTGGAACAACTTTAATGTCAACCAATTTGAGCAAATGTTCTTTGACCAGAAATTGGTGAGATTTGAAAATGAGCAGGAAAAAGGCGATGACCTGATCGTGAAGAAAAACAGGATCCAGACCATCACTTCTGGCACTGCCGAGGGAATCATAGTGGGCGGAAACCTGACGGTTTTGACAGGAATCGCCGGCTCTCCTTACCTTCCCGACTTCAAGGACAAAATCCTTTTCCTAGAAGATGTCGGGGAAGACCCATACCGGGTAGACCGCATGATGAGCACCCTGATGCTCATGGGAGCACTGGAAGATATTAGCGGATTTATCTTTGGCCAATGTTCGGATTGTGAGCCCTCTGGAGGATACGGTTCTTTGACGATCTGGCAAATATTGGAAGACTATATCAAGCCACTGGACATCCCTGCTTACCGTGGAGCCATGATCGGCCATGTCAGCAAGCAGTTTATCGTCCCCATAGGAGCCAATGTAAAAATGGATGCCGACCGGGGGATCTTTGAAATGACCGAAAACATCTTTCTGGACTAG
- a CDS encoding NUDIX domain-containing protein yields MQNLEKEINEKFGGRLRTRVNGVLIQDDKILMVKHLMGNEKHFWNVPGGGMDYQSTAPENLQREFLEETGLAIQVGELLTVTEYIKHPLHAVELFFEVTHLSGQLTKGTDPELPESSQLIEDVRFMDINEIQQLPKDEKHHLFWKIKSLNDVRIWKGYFNFENKCIK; encoded by the coding sequence ATGCAGAATTTAGAAAAAGAAATCAATGAGAAATTTGGAGGTAGATTGCGCACACGGGTCAATGGTGTCCTTATACAAGACGACAAGATCCTCATGGTCAAGCACCTGATGGGAAACGAAAAACACTTCTGGAATGTCCCCGGTGGCGGGATGGACTACCAATCCACGGCTCCCGAGAACCTCCAAAGAGAGTTTTTGGAAGAAACAGGCTTAGCCATTCAGGTTGGCGAATTATTGACGGTCACCGAATACATCAAACATCCCCTTCATGCAGTGGAGCTTTTTTTTGAGGTAACCCATCTATCAGGCCAACTTACCAAAGGCACAGACCCAGAACTACCAGAATCCTCACAACTCATTGAGGATGTGAGGTTCATGGATATAAATGAAATCCAACAGCTTCCCAAGGACGAAAAACATCATCTTTTTTGGAAGATAAAATCGCTCAATGACGTAAGAATATGGAAAGGATATTTTAATTTTGAAAATAAATGCATAAAATAG
- a CDS encoding DUF294 nucleotidyltransferase-like domain-containing protein, with protein sequence MVNFTKPFTTLPDTVQSQLNQKFTEVKYTKSQRLYLQNQSGIEGFDFIIEGGFEGYFYDRNQKKRRVEKYGPGAWFGGISLLYNKGISLQTVDTLPNTKVMRLTPEEFRLICQEQQTFRDHFVREFGERMLEPEFVHFIKGATYYPQQNNITSDTFYTQKVGSLNPRELVTARGQSTIAEAAKIMGEEKTSCIFITDDADSIIGYVTDITLRDQVIAQNIPTSTPVVEITKRDIVSIDADAYIYESLLLMFQTKTRYLLVENEGKFTGFISRTKLLSEQSQSPFLFIQSVKQATSVGELREKWSQVPAIVEQLLQRGVKSETVNQVITTVSDTIALRVIDDVIHEVGPPPSKFVFITLGSEGRKEQTLKTDQDNAIIYEDKANEHREEVRAYFLDFADKVSTHLDTIGFSFCKGGFMAKNPKWTHSLSHWKRNYDAWMMESTQETVMKYSTFFDNRPIYGDFGILDELHDYMDKQLDVPLERFFFNMATNALQYEPPLTFFKGIRTFTVGEQKVFDIKKAMTPIVDITRVFALKHKIFLTNTGERLDALAQANHITEEELLELKQAYYYLMGLRLDRQAKQIMLDKMEPENFISIDSLTKIEKVTLIEIFKVIKNYQMKVKIAFTNTIF encoded by the coding sequence ATGGTGAATTTTACCAAGCCATTCACAACACTCCCTGACACTGTTCAAAGCCAGCTCAACCAAAAGTTCACGGAAGTAAAATACACCAAATCCCAGCGGCTTTACCTCCAAAACCAATCTGGCATTGAGGGCTTTGACTTTATTATCGAAGGAGGGTTTGAAGGATACTTTTATGACCGCAACCAAAAAAAACGCAGGGTGGAAAAGTATGGCCCAGGGGCTTGGTTTGGGGGAATTTCTCTCCTGTACAACAAAGGCATCTCCTTACAGACGGTGGACACCCTCCCCAACACCAAGGTAATGCGCCTCACACCAGAGGAATTTCGCCTGATTTGTCAAGAACAACAAACATTCAGGGATCATTTTGTCAGGGAATTTGGTGAACGTATGCTGGAGCCGGAATTCGTACACTTTATCAAAGGCGCCACCTATTACCCCCAGCAGAACAACATCACTTCTGATACTTTTTATACCCAGAAAGTGGGCTCGCTAAACCCACGTGAACTGGTCACAGCACGTGGACAATCCACCATCGCCGAAGCCGCCAAAATCATGGGCGAGGAAAAAACCAGCTGTATCTTCATTACCGATGACGCAGACAGTATCATCGGCTATGTCACTGACATCACCCTGAGAGACCAGGTCATCGCGCAGAATATCCCCACCAGCACACCAGTGGTGGAAATCACCAAAAGGGACATCGTCTCCATCGACGCGGATGCCTATATTTATGAATCCCTGCTCCTGATGTTCCAGACCAAAACGCGATACCTCTTGGTAGAAAACGAAGGGAAGTTTACGGGATTTATTTCCCGGACCAAACTCCTCAGTGAGCAGTCGCAATCGCCCTTTCTTTTTATCCAATCTGTAAAGCAGGCCACTTCTGTGGGAGAGCTTCGGGAAAAATGGAGCCAAGTACCGGCCATCGTGGAGCAATTGCTGCAGCGAGGTGTAAAATCCGAAACGGTCAATCAGGTCATCACCACCGTCTCTGATACCATCGCCCTTCGCGTGATAGATGATGTCATCCACGAAGTAGGCCCTCCACCGTCGAAGTTTGTCTTTATTACCTTGGGGAGTGAAGGCCGTAAGGAACAAACCCTCAAGACCGACCAGGACAACGCAATCATTTACGAAGACAAGGCCAACGAACATCGTGAAGAAGTCCGGGCATATTTTCTGGACTTTGCCGACAAAGTCTCTACACATTTGGACACCATTGGCTTTAGCTTTTGCAAAGGCGGATTCATGGCCAAAAACCCCAAATGGACACATTCCCTCTCCCACTGGAAGCGCAACTATGATGCTTGGATGATGGAGTCCACACAAGAGACGGTCATGAAGTATTCCACTTTCTTCGACAACCGCCCGATTTATGGCGACTTCGGCATTTTGGATGAGCTGCACGACTACATGGACAAGCAGCTGGATGTGCCCTTGGAACGCTTCTTCTTTAACATGGCCACCAATGCCCTCCAATACGAACCTCCCTTGACCTTTTTTAAGGGGATCAGGACATTCACCGTTGGTGAGCAGAAGGTTTTTGATATCAAAAAAGCCATGACGCCCATCGTGGACATCACGCGGGTGTTTGCGCTCAAGCACAAGATTTTCCTGACCAATACGGGGGAACGGCTGGATGCTCTAGCACAGGCCAACCATATCACAGAAGAAGAACTATTGGAACTTAAGCAGGCCTATTATTACCTGATGGGTCTGCGGCTGGACCGCCAAGCCAAACAGATCATGCTGGACAAAATGGAACCCGAAAACTTTATCAGCATCGACAGCCTCACCAAAATAGAAAAGGTAACCTTGATCGAGATCTTCAAAGTCATCAAAAACTACCAGATGAAGGTGAAGATCGCTTTTACCAATACGATCTTTTAA
- a CDS encoding D-alanyl-D-alanine carboxypeptidase/D-alanyl-D-alanine-endopeptidase gives MPIQLWAQASKPAVKALENQLGENSFFSKHLTGFMLYDLDEQQTVYEKNSELYFAPASTTKLFTYYAALVTLGDSSKRLRYLPKGKDVIIWGTGDPSWKYKPVPDIDMKRFFANYEDIYFSDSNWDDTPYGYGWQWDDYYYSYAAERSPLPIYGNLATITNLQRSPSLSPPLFANALAITTKAIKDVERDFRSNRFYYNPNTYVYRGRDTKVPFATSTETFAQLASQELNKKVIPTKEKLPENHFILKGIPLDSLYQEMLHESDNFLAEHLLLMVADELMLKLNAEEAIDFVTKNYLTDLKDEPIWLDGSGLSRYNLFTPRSMVSIAEKIYQIVPDTTLFRLLPQGGRTGTLKNAYRAPTPYIFAKTGTISNNHSLVGYIKTKKGKLYAFAFMNNNYPYKARQVINEMEKVLLYVRDNF, from the coding sequence TTGCCTATACAACTATGGGCACAAGCAAGTAAACCAGCTGTCAAAGCATTAGAAAACCAACTGGGAGAAAACTCTTTTTTTTCAAAGCACCTTACAGGCTTTATGCTCTATGACCTGGACGAGCAGCAAACGGTTTATGAAAAAAATAGCGAGCTGTACTTTGCACCGGCCTCCACCACCAAATTATTCACTTATTATGCAGCGCTGGTTACTCTTGGGGATAGCTCCAAGCGCCTTCGCTATCTCCCCAAGGGAAAGGATGTGATCATTTGGGGCACTGGGGATCCTTCTTGGAAGTACAAGCCTGTTCCGGACATTGACATGAAGAGGTTCTTTGCCAACTATGAGGACATTTATTTTTCTGACAGCAACTGGGATGATACACCCTATGGGTATGGCTGGCAGTGGGACGACTATTATTATTCCTATGCTGCCGAACGATCTCCTTTGCCCATTTACGGGAATTTGGCCACGATAACGAACCTTCAGCGCTCCCCTTCCTTGTCACCACCGCTTTTTGCCAATGCCTTGGCCATCACCACCAAAGCCATCAAAGATGTGGAGCGGGATTTTCGCAGTAATCGGTTTTACTATAATCCCAACACTTATGTGTACCGAGGAAGGGATACCAAAGTACCCTTCGCCACCTCCACGGAGACCTTTGCCCAGCTGGCCAGTCAGGAGCTGAATAAAAAGGTCATCCCCACCAAGGAAAAACTGCCCGAAAACCACTTTATCCTAAAAGGAATTCCTTTGGACAGCCTCTATCAGGAAATGCTTCACGAAAGTGACAATTTCCTAGCGGAACACCTCTTACTGATGGTCGCCGATGAATTGATGCTCAAGCTCAATGCTGAAGAGGCCATCGACTTTGTTACGAAAAACTACCTTACCGATCTCAAAGACGAACCTATCTGGCTGGATGGATCGGGCCTGTCGAGGTACAATTTATTCACTCCAAGATCCATGGTATCCATTGCTGAAAAGATTTACCAGATCGTGCCAGACACCACCTTATTCAGGCTTTTGCCGCAAGGAGGCAGGACAGGCACGCTCAAGAATGCCTACCGCGCCCCTACTCCGTATATCTTTGCCAAGACAGGAACGATCAGCAATAATCACTCATTGGTCGGCTATATCAAAACCAAAAAAGGCAAACTTTACGCCTTTGCCTTTATGAACAACAATTACCCCTACAAAGCCCGTCAAGTCATCAATGAGATGGAAAAGGTATTATTGTATGTCCGGGATAATTTTTAA
- a CDS encoding ATP-dependent DNA helicase, whose translation MNKDKEHIPKPATLIRQNFPHVPTQGQEAFFGLMDTFLDDGFDQKPTCVLKGYAGTGKTSVIAAVVKSLSKLNFRSLLLAPTGRAAKVMAAYSGRMGFTIHKIIYRPKEQEGFVGSAFDLQKNYYKNTVFVVDEASMLSDDALGGSNLLRDLLQYVFQHPTNRLILIGDTAQLPPVNSENSPALDRDYLIHHYGLDVLEAELTEVMRQQLDSGILFNATELRKEVVKKNPVISFRVKGFSDFYKMTSERLEDGLRYAYDQYGLENTIIITRSNKAAVQYNQYIRRAIHFYEEEVSTGDMLMIVRNNYYYMAESDKVSFLANGDFVEVVKIRSFEEMYGLRFATLELRLIDYPEEPFFEAKVILDTLYTSSTSLSGEASRELYRQVTEDYAGVENKKERREYIKKDPYLNALQVKFAYALTCHKSQGGQWKVVFVDQGYVTEDQLDTAYIRWLYTALTRATEEVFLVNFHANFFVG comes from the coding sequence ATGAATAAAGATAAGGAACATATCCCAAAGCCAGCTACGCTGATAAGGCAAAATTTTCCACATGTGCCTACCCAAGGGCAGGAAGCCTTTTTTGGATTGATGGATACTTTTTTGGATGATGGCTTTGATCAAAAACCCACTTGTGTTCTAAAAGGATACGCCGGGACGGGGAAGACCTCTGTCATTGCTGCAGTGGTGAAGTCTCTTTCAAAGCTGAATTTCCGTTCCTTGTTGCTGGCTCCTACAGGCCGTGCTGCCAAAGTAATGGCTGCTTACTCTGGCAGGATGGGGTTTACCATCCATAAGATCATTTACCGTCCCAAGGAGCAAGAAGGTTTTGTAGGATCAGCCTTTGACCTTCAAAAGAACTATTACAAAAACACGGTCTTTGTCGTAGATGAAGCTTCTATGTTGTCTGATGATGCCTTAGGGGGAAGCAACCTGCTTCGGGACCTGCTACAGTATGTATTTCAGCACCCCACCAATAGACTGATTTTGATTGGTGATACAGCCCAACTGCCGCCAGTCAACAGTGAAAACAGTCCCGCGTTGGACAGGGATTACCTTATTCATCACTACGGGCTGGACGTACTGGAAGCGGAGCTCACTGAGGTAATGCGACAGCAACTAGATTCAGGAATTCTCTTTAACGCTACGGAGTTGCGCAAGGAAGTGGTGAAAAAGAATCCAGTGATTTCGTTCAGGGTGAAAGGGTTTTCGGATTTTTATAAAATGACCAGTGAGCGCTTGGAGGATGGTTTGCGTTATGCTTATGATCAATATGGGTTGGAGAATACCATAATTATCACCCGCTCCAATAAGGCTGCCGTACAATACAACCAATATATCCGTAGGGCGATCCATTTTTATGAAGAGGAAGTATCCACAGGCGATATGTTGATGATTGTGCGGAATAATTACTATTATATGGCAGAATCCGATAAAGTGAGTTTTTTGGCCAATGGGGATTTTGTGGAAGTGGTCAAAATTCGTTCCTTTGAGGAGATGTACGGCCTGCGCTTTGCCACCTTGGAGTTGAGGTTGATAGATTATCCTGAAGAACCTTTTTTTGAGGCAAAAGTAATTTTGGATACATTATATACCTCATCTACTTCCTTGAGCGGAGAAGCTTCGCGTGAATTGTATCGGCAGGTCACTGAAGATTATGCAGGAGTGGAAAACAAAAAAGAGCGAAGGGAATATATAAAAAAGGATCCTTACCTGAATGCCCTTCAAGTGAAGTTTGCTTATGCGCTTACCTGTCATAAAAGCCAAGGGGGGCAGTGGAAGGTGGTTTTTGTGGATCAAGGGTATGTGACCGAAGACCAATTGGACACTGCCTATATTAGGTGGCTATACACGGCCTTGACGAGGGCGACAGAGGAGGTTTTTTTAGTGAATTTCCATGCTAATTTCTTTGTGGGGTGA
- a CDS encoding YggS family pyridoxal phosphate-dependent enzyme yields MHIKENLSELKKQFKKQDCLLVAVSKTKPVEDIQEAYDAGMRHFGENKVQELVDKQPQLPDDIRWHMIGHLQRNKVKYIAPFIHLIHGVDSFKLLKEINKQAEKADRTIACLLQVHIAKEESKFGFSEEEIQEMIKMPEFAALENVRVIGLMGMATNTDKEDVVRAEFAGLKQLMDRLNTEDLPEGMALKELSMGMSGDYQIAQEEGSTMVRIGSAIFGERNYG; encoded by the coding sequence ATGCATATAAAAGAGAACCTATCCGAGTTAAAAAAGCAATTTAAAAAGCAAGATTGTTTGTTGGTTGCTGTCAGCAAGACCAAGCCAGTAGAAGACATCCAAGAGGCGTATGATGCAGGAATGAGGCATTTTGGAGAAAACAAGGTCCAAGAGCTGGTCGATAAACAACCCCAGTTACCCGACGACATCCGCTGGCACATGATCGGCCACTTACAGCGCAATAAGGTCAAATACATCGCTCCATTCATCCACCTTATCCATGGGGTGGACTCTTTTAAGCTGCTCAAAGAAATCAACAAACAAGCTGAAAAGGCCGACCGTACCATCGCGTGCCTTTTGCAGGTACATATTGCGAAGGAAGAAAGTAAATTTGGCTTTAGCGAGGAAGAAATCCAAGAAATGATCAAAATGCCTGAGTTTGCTGCTTTGGAAAATGTCCGTGTCATCGGGCTAATGGGCATGGCCACCAACACGGACAAAGAGGATGTCGTCCGAGCGGAATTCGCGGGGCTCAAGCAGCTTATGGACCGCTTAAACACCGAAGACCTTCCTGAAGGAATGGCCTTAAAGGAGCTTTCCATGGGCATGAGCGGAGATTATCAAATTGCCCAAGAAGAAGGCAGCACCATGGTCCGGATCGGCAGTGCCATTTTTGGTGAAAGAAATTATGGGTAG
- a CDS encoding DUF1573 domain-containing protein, translating into MKKLILIFAVAFSAFAVQAQTESENTAAEKEEVNGPVIKFEETEKDFGEISQGTKVEHTFKFTNTGTEVLKISNVAATCGCTVPKWPKEPIAPGKTGEIKVSFNSAGKMGKQRSVVRIYSNASEPIEKVALISNVTKSGK; encoded by the coding sequence ATGAAAAAGTTAATTCTAATTTTTGCCGTGGCGTTTTCAGCATTTGCTGTGCAGGCACAGACTGAATCGGAGAATACTGCTGCTGAGAAAGAAGAAGTAAATGGACCTGTAATCAAGTTTGAGGAGACCGAGAAGGATTTTGGTGAGATTTCACAAGGAACTAAGGTGGAGCACACCTTTAAGTTTACCAACACGGGAACAGAAGTGCTGAAAATATCAAACGTGGCCGCTACTTGCGGATGTACCGTGCCGAAATGGCCGAAAGAGCCTATTGCCCCAGGTAAAACTGGTGAAATAAAGGTAAGCTTTAATTCTGCCGGCAAAATGGGCAAGCAACGTAGCGTCGTGAGAATATACTCCAATGCCTCTGAGCCTATCGAAAAAGTGGCCTTGATCTCCAATGTGACCAAGTCAGGGAAATAG
- a CDS encoding DUF423 domain-containing protein, protein MNYISTIKLAAILGALTVAIGAFGAHGLAATLEQFGRTATFETAVKYQFYHALAIFMVGLLQAKLPHAKILDTAIYAFLAGIIIFSGSLYVLSTTGVTWLGAITPIGGVAFIAGWIMVFLGAKPNAKS, encoded by the coding sequence ATGAACTATATCAGTACGATTAAACTTGCCGCGATCCTAGGCGCTTTAACGGTGGCCATTGGGGCTTTTGGTGCACATGGGCTGGCGGCTACTTTGGAGCAGTTTGGCCGGACAGCCACCTTTGAGACTGCCGTAAAGTATCAATTTTACCACGCCTTGGCCATATTCATGGTAGGGCTGTTGCAGGCAAAACTCCCACATGCCAAAATATTGGACACTGCCATCTATGCATTTTTGGCTGGAATCATTATTTTCTCCGGCTCGCTTTACGTCCTGTCTACTACTGGAGTGACTTGGTTGGGAGCCATTACGCCCATCGGAGGAGTGGCTTTTATTGCCGGATGGATCATGGTTTTTTTGGGAGCAAAGCCGAATGCTAAAAGCTGA